A portion of the Sabethes cyaneus chromosome 3, idSabCyanKW18_F2, whole genome shotgun sequence genome contains these proteins:
- the LOC128739696 gene encoding zinc finger protein 333-like, with product MDVGQEFEFGSSTASSPTLDELLNCNFESVPSEIESTKLESIKSWLLQDTGSSTASSPTLDELLNCNFESVPSEIESTKLESIKSWLLQDTGSSTASSPTLDELLNCNFESVPSEIESINLESIKSWLLQDTSNFPSSFPSLEDNTIIQDTEAVTISTSVAPVFPDNGDLNNNCAAVQQLTSSSSGSYFQPAESSYSGYNIISQPNEQPVVTTEAQVLESVLASVKLVSPQEEAITAQPVFAANNSTQLAGCSSTKRRKRNNAKIDYDTIFYCKECDQKFGRVGSWRQHNNSQHSELPFECTKCGKRFGTQTQLTVHKLNHTAAKQKFACDYPHCTRRYVHRKDLQRHKQSHEGSYEFICDLCGYGSARKDHILKHRLTVHRNGKVPPKVPKKGAAQ from the coding sequence ATGGATGTAGGACaagaatttgaatttggatcATCGACTGCAAGTTCGCCAACTTTGGATGAGTTATTGAATTGTAATTTCGAGTCTGTGCCGTCTGAAATTGAGTCTACAAAATTGGAATCTATAAAATCCTGGTTACTCCAGGATACTGGATCGTCGACTGCAAGTTCGCCAACTTTGGATGAGTTATTGAATTGTAATTTCGAGTCTGTGCCGTCTGAAATTGAGTCTACAAAATTGGAATCTATAAAATCCTGGTTACTCCAGGATACTGGATCGTCGACTGCAAGTTCGCCAACTTTGGATGAGTTATTGAATTGTAATTTCGAGTCTGTGCCGTCTGAAATTGAGTCTATAAACTTGGAATCTATAAAATCCTGGTTACTCCAGGATACTTCtaattttccaagcagttttccAAGTTTAGAAGATAATACAATAATACAGGATACAGAAGCAGTAACAATATCTACCAGCGTGGCTCCGGTGTTCCCCGATAATGGTGATCTTAATAATAATTGTGCTGCAGTACAGCAATTAACATCATCGTCAAGTGGCTCTTATTTCCAGCCAGCCGAGTCTAGCTACTCAGGATATAATATTATTTCTCAACCAAACGAACAGCCAGTAGTGACTACAGAGGCTCAAGTTTTGGAGTCCGTGTTGGCGTCCGTGAAACTTGTTTCACCTCAGGAAGAAGCGATTACAGCCCAGCCTGTGTTTGCAGCTAACAACAGTACCCAATTAGCAGGATGCTCCTCTACGAAAAGAAGAAAGCGAAACAATGCAAAAATTGATTATGATACGATCTTCTATTGTAAGGAGTGTGATCAGAAATTCGGCCGTGTAGGCAGTTGGCGGCAGCACAACAACTCTCAGCATTCCGAACTTCCGTTCGAATGCACTAAATGCGGCAAACGTTTTGGCACTCAGACGCAGCTAACGGTGCACAAACTAAATCACACCGCAGCTAAACAAAAATTTGCATGCGACTATCCCCACTGCACTCGTAGATACGTCCACCGGAAAGATTTACAACGTCACAAACAGAGTCATGAGGGTTCATATGAGTTCATATGTGATCTATGTGGCTATGGATCAGCCCGTAAAGATCACATCCTTAAGCACAGGCTAACGGTACACAGAAACGGTAAAGTTCCACCAAAAGTACCCAAAAAAGGTGCAGCGCAGTAG